Proteins from one Podospora pseudoanserina strain CBS 124.78 chromosome 1, whole genome shotgun sequence genomic window:
- the STT3 gene encoding oligosaccharyl transferase stt3 subunit (COG:O; EggNog:ENOG503NV6G; CAZy:GT66; BUSCO:EOG09260TVA) — protein MSAETLEMLADVGKGKSTRSVLRVIILALIAGASIASRLFSVILDPWFNFRATKYLVANGFYNFWDWFDDRTWHPLGRVTGGTLYPGLMVTSGAIWHALRAFTIPVDIRNVCVLLAPAFSGLTAIAAYLLTNEMTTYNSAGLLAALFMGIAPGYISRSVAGSYDNEAIAIFLLVFTFYLWIKALKQGSMLWGAFCALFYGYMVASWGGYAFITCLLPLHAFVLILMGRYSTRLYVSYTTWYALGTLASMQIPFVGFLPVKTSEHMPALGIFGFLQLLAFLDYVRSAIPSRQFQTFLWIFAGGIFVLSLAALVIATSAGIIAPWSGRFYSLWDTGYAKIHIPIIASVSEHQPTAWPAFFFDLNLLIFVFPVGVYLCFQELADEHVFIIVYAVFGSYFAGVMVRLMLTLTPVVCVAGAIAISTILNNYLVAKTPTEDQQAAEAAEKKGSKSGLKSTNKPVVGIYGLWSKILMVGAMAIYLLIFVMHCTWVTSNAYSSPSVVLASRMPDGSQHIIDDYREAYQWLRQNTKEDAKIMSWWDYGYQIGGMADRPTLVDNNTWNNTHIATVGKAMSSREEVSYPIMRQHEVDYVLVVFGGLLGYSGDDINKFLWMVRIAEGIWPDEVSERSFFTPRGEYRVDGEATETMKNSLMYKMSYYNFNNLFPPGQAVDRMRQARLPEVGPSLSTLEEAFTSENWIIRIYKVKDLDNVGRDHISATAFEKGLKKKKATKKRGSRVLRVD, from the exons ATGTCGGCCGAAACACTTGAAATGCTAGCCGATGTGGGCAAGGGGAAAAGTACTCGCAGCGTGCTGCGGGTCATTatcctcgccctcatcgccgGCGCCTCAATCGCAAGCCGCCTGTTTTCCGTCATTC TCGACCCTTGGTTCAACTTCCGCGCCACAAAATATCTCGTCGCAAATGGCTTCTACAACTTCTGGGACTGGTTCGATGACCGAACATGGCATCCCCTGGGCCGTGTCACGGGTGGTACCCTCTACCCTGGCCTCATGGTAACCAGCGGTGCTATCTGGCACGCCCTCCGCGCCTTCACGATTCCCGTCGATATTCGCAACGTCTGCGTTCTTCTCGCGCCCGCTTTCTCCGGCCTTACGGCTATTGCCGCCTATCTCCTCACCAATGAAATGACAACATACAACTCGGCCGGCCTCCTGGCTGCTCTGTTTATGGGCATCGCCCCCGGCTACATCTCTCGATCAGTTGCTGGCAGCTACGACAACGAAGCCATTGCGATTTTCCTGCTCGTCTTCACCTTCTATCTCTGGATCAAGGCCTTGAAGCAGGGTTCCATGCTGTGGGGTGCTTTCTGCGCCCTGTTTTACGGTTACATGGTCGCCTCCTGGGGTGGTTATGCCTTCATTACctgccttcttccccttcacgCCTTCGTCCTTATCCTCATGGGCCGCTACAGCACCAGGCTATACGTTTCGTACACTACCTGGTATGCCCTGGGCACACTGGCCAGCATGCAGATTCCCTTTGTTGGTTTCTTGCCTGTCAAGACCAGCGAGCACATGCCTGCCCTTGGTATTTTCGgcttcctccagctcctcgctTTTTTGGACTATGTCCGGTCAGCCATTCCCAGCCGTCAGTTCCAGACATTCCTCTGGATCTTTGCTGGCGGTATCTTCGTTCTGTCTCTTGCGGCTCTGGTGATTGCCACCAGCGCCGGTATTATCGCCCCGTGGAGCGGACGTTTCTACTCACTTTGGGATACCGGATATGCTAAGATCCACATTCCCATCATTGCCTCCGTCTCTGAGCATCAGCCCACCGCCTGGCCAGCTTTCTTCTTTGACCTCAACCTGCTTATTTTCGTCTTCCCTGTTGGTGTCTACCTCTGTTTCCAGGAGCTTGCTGATGAGCATGTGTTCATCATTGTGTACGCTGTTTTTGGCAGCTACTTCGCTGGTGTCATGGTCCGCCTGATGCTTACATTGACCCCTGTGGTCTGTGTTGCTGGTGCCATCGCCATCTCgaccatcctcaacaactaCCTTGTCGCAAAGACTCCTACCGAGGACCAGCAAGCCGCCGAGGCcgctgagaagaagggctcGAAGTCTGGTCTTAAGTCCACTAACAAGCCCGTTGTTGGCATTTATGGCCTGTGGTCcaagatcttgatggtgggcgCTATGGCCATCTACCTCCTCATTTTCGTCATGCACTGCACCTGGGTCACGTCCAACGCAtactcctctccctccgttGTCCTGGCAAGCAGGATGCCTGATGGAAGCCAGCACATTATTGACGATTACCGTGAGGCCTACCAGTGGCTTCGCCAAAACACAAAGGAGGACGCCAAGATTATGTCGTGGTGGGATTATGGTTACCAAATTGGTGGCATGGCTGACCGCCCAACTCTTGTCGACAACAACACGTGGAACAACACACACATTGCCACTGTCGGTAAAGCCATGAGCTCGCGCGAGGAGGTCAGCTACCCCATCATGCGCCAGCACGAGGTCGACTATGTTCTCGTGGTCTTTGGCGGTCTTCTGGGCTATTCTGGTGACGATATCAACAAGTTTTTGTGGATGGTTCGTATCGCTGAGGGTATCTGGCCTGATGAGGTCAGCGAgcgctccttcttcaccccaaGAGGCGAGTATCGTGTTGACGGCGAGGCTACCGAGACCATGAAGAACAGCTTGAT GTACAAGATGTCCTACTacaacttcaacaacctGTTCCCTCCAGGACAGGCTGTCGATCGCATGCGCCAAGCCCGTCTGCCCGAGGTTGGTCCTTCCCTCAGCACCCTGGAGGAGGCCTTTACCAGCGAGAACTGGATCATCAGAATCTACAAGGTCAAGGACCTTGACAACGTTGGCCGTGACCATATCTCGGCGACAGCGTTCGAGAAGgggctcaagaagaagaaggccaccaagaagagggggtCTCGGGTCTTGCGTGTGGATTAA
- the rpl35 gene encoding 60S ribosomal protein L35, L29 (BUSCO:EOG09265FTY; COG:J; EggNog:ENOG503P3ZG) yields MSSGKVKAGQLWSKNKDELTKQLGELKTELGQLRIQKIVSSGTKLTKIHDLRKSIARVLTIINAKQRAQLRLFYKNKKYLPLDLRAKQTRAIRRRLSPEDASRTLEKTKKRQTHFPQRKFAVKA; encoded by the exons ATG TCTTccggcaaggtcaaggctggcCAATTATGGTCTAAGAACAAGGACGAGCTCACCAAGCAGCTCGGTGAGCTCAAGACGGAGTTGGGCCAGCTTCGCATCCAGAAGATCGTTTCTTCCGGCACCAAGCTTACCAAGAT CCACGATCTCCGCAAGTCGATTGCCCGCGTTCTGACCATCATTAACGCCAAGCAACGCGCTCAGCTCCGCCTCTTCTATAAGAACAAGAAGtacctccccctcgacctccGCGCCAAGCAGACTCGTGccatccgccgccgtctttCTCCCGAGGACGCCTCCAGAACTCTtgagaagaccaagaagcgcCAGACTCACTTCCCCCAGCGGAAGTTCGCCGTCAAG GCTTAA
- the RPL6 gene encoding 60S ribosomal protein L6 (COG:J; EggNog:ENOG503NYQG), producing the protein MSAPTTKTFGKSTRSVPAPAEKAQKWYPAEDEAKPRQVRKTIRPWTPRQTLVPGTVLILLAGRFRGKRVVLLKTLDQGVLLVTGPFKINGVPLRRVNSRYVIATSYKVDLTGLDEAKIEEVAKPKYFTADKAQQKAGEEAFFKQGEKPQKKEVTSSRAADQKAIDKALIANIKKVDLLASYLASSFSLRKGDKPHEMKW; encoded by the exons ATGTCGGCTCCCACGACGAAGACCTTTGGCAAGTCCACTCGGTCGGTGCCTGCGCCGGCTGAGAAGGCCCAGAAATGGTACCctgctgaggatgaggccAAGCCGCGTCAG GTCCGCAAGACCATCCGCCCCTGGACTCCCCGCCAGACTCTTGTCCCCGGTACCGTCCTGATCCTCCTCGCTGGTCGCTTCCGTGGCAAGCGCGTCGTCCTGCTCAAGACCCTCGACCAGGGTGTTCTGCTCGTTACCGGCCCCTTCAAGATTAACGGTGTTCCCCTTCGCCGCGTCAACTCCAGATATGTCATCGCCACATCATACAAGGTTGACCTTACCGGTCTCGATGaggccaagattgaggaggttgccAAGCCCAAGTACTTCACCGCCGACAAGGCTCAGCAGAAGGCTGGCGAGGAGGCTTTCTTCAAGCAGGGAGAGAAGCCCCAG aagaaggaggttaCCAGCAGTCGGGCGGCTGACCAGAAGGCCATCGACAAGGCCTTGAtcgccaacatcaagaaggtcGACCTTCTTGCCAGCTACCTCGCCTCCTCTTTCAGCCTTCGCAAGGGCGACAAGCCCCATGAGATGAAGTGGTAG